The following proteins are co-located in the Microvirga ossetica genome:
- a CDS encoding DUF1476 domain-containing protein: MNVTGTKTSNQNLSSWCLDNDTRDSVIARRNVLAGLWAGRLLGLSNADLSSYATEVHRADFEVDGDEDIVGKITRDLSVRGLPFSERQVRDKLRTYHREAFRQVAVTD, from the coding sequence ATGAATGTGACAGGCACAAAGACTTCCAATCAGAACTTGTCATCCTGGTGTCTCGACAATGACACCCGTGACAGCGTGATCGCGCGTCGGAACGTTCTCGCCGGCCTTTGGGCCGGCCGCCTCCTTGGCTTGTCGAACGCCGATCTTTCCTCCTATGCCACCGAGGTCCACCGGGCCGACTTCGAGGTCGACGGCGACGAGGACATCGTCGGAAAGATCACCCGTGATCTTTCGGTTCGCGGCTTGCCGTTTTCCGAACGGCAGGTCCGGGACAAACTCCGCACCTATCACCGTGAAGCCTTTCGTCAGGTGGCAGTGACCGATTGA
- a CDS encoding ABC transporter substrate-binding protein, with protein sequence MIRGFKAAIAVVGFLAGLAIHTVTAAERIAFPAPGGQQTVLSVHGATDLSAMEPLIRDFQVVAPNVTIEYSEYVTNDLFDEASRQCNEKQGTMDLVLSSSVDQLVKLVNDGCGTSYRSPLTLQLPSWTRWRDEIFGFTFEPAVIVFNRDLVPPEDVPRTRAELLNLLRSKPEKYDGRIGSYDIAQSGIGYLFASYDARGTAIFGRLLEAFGRADLVVRCCSSDLLTDLSTGRLAIGYNLIGSYAVGAQRRGARIGIVIPRDYTVVLSRAAFIPRSSRNTATAFRFLDYLLSERGQKKSREASFFFSFEGTLPEEVDGPLWLGTSGLLRPIPIGPELLAVQDRAKRQRLLGEWRRSIQPEGNVP encoded by the coding sequence GTGATCAGGGGATTCAAGGCGGCGATCGCCGTCGTCGGCTTCCTGGCCGGGCTTGCCATCCACACGGTGACAGCCGCCGAGAGGATCGCATTCCCTGCTCCAGGTGGTCAGCAGACAGTCCTGTCGGTTCATGGTGCGACCGACCTTTCCGCCATGGAACCCTTGATCCGCGACTTCCAGGTGGTCGCACCGAATGTGACGATCGAATACAGTGAGTATGTCACCAACGACCTGTTCGATGAGGCGTCAAGGCAATGCAATGAGAAGCAAGGGACCATGGATCTGGTCCTCTCATCGTCCGTCGATCAATTGGTCAAACTCGTCAATGATGGCTGTGGCACGAGTTATCGCTCCCCCTTGACCCTTCAGCTCCCGTCCTGGACACGCTGGCGCGACGAGATCTTCGGCTTCACGTTCGAACCGGCCGTCATCGTGTTCAACCGTGACCTCGTTCCTCCGGAAGACGTGCCGCGCACACGGGCAGAACTTCTCAACCTCCTGCGATCCAAGCCGGAGAAATACGATGGCAGGATCGGATCCTACGATATTGCCCAGTCGGGGATCGGCTACCTCTTTGCCTCCTATGATGCTCGAGGAACAGCTATCTTCGGGCGCCTTCTTGAGGCATTCGGACGAGCCGACCTGGTTGTGCGGTGCTGTAGCAGCGATCTCCTGACTGATCTCTCCACCGGACGCCTGGCCATCGGTTACAATCTGATCGGGTCCTATGCCGTTGGCGCCCAGAGACGTGGAGCGCGTATCGGGATCGTCATCCCGCGGGACTACACCGTTGTCCTCAGTCGTGCGGCCTTCATCCCGCGCTCGTCCCGGAACACGGCTACTGCCTTTCGGTTCCTGGATTACCTGCTCTCCGAGCGGGGCCAGAAGAAAAGCCGTGAGGCCTCGTTCTTCTTCAGCTTTGAGGGGACGCTTCCCGAGGAGGTGGACGGACCGCTCTGGTTGGGCACATCCGGGCTTCTGCGGCCGATCCCCATCGGGCCGGAACTGCTGGCCGTCCAGGATCGCGCCAAGCGCCAGCGTCTTCTGGGTGAATGGCGCCGTTCGATCCAGCCCGAAGGCAACGTGCCGTAA
- a CDS encoding sensor histidine kinase, whose product MIRAGRSLYSRIILIIAVVFATGSVVLGMAAWFYARVAADDAYDRLLVGAALQIAESIYAQEGTISVDPPVSAFETLSLSTNDRIFYKVVDPRGAVLTGYDDLAAGRPVAGTHAPLISDGEYRGFPVRMAIVERLVSDPVAPGWAQVVVAQTREARVSLARDLTLKALLLVFAMTSLAFMAVLFAVRRALAPLTRVERELRSRDPKDLTPLDLEIPREIQMLVTTINRFMDRLSGRIALMQRFIADAAHQIRTPLAGLASQVDLLTEESRQERREQQLTRVKERTAELGRLTNQLLNHAMIIHRAEVAEFDTVDLAALARQTLISAVPLSLDRAVDISFSDPQEPVLMKGDAVSLREALSNLIHNALKHGAETRLEVRVLADGDAAVVEVVDDGPGVPVSEWQRVREPFHTQSASGSGLGLSIAGDVVRAHGGEFRFRERSDDGFAVIMRFKRHHEASVPIDGGDAS is encoded by the coding sequence ATGATCAGGGCGGGTCGCTCCCTCTACTCACGGATTATTCTGATCATCGCTGTCGTCTTCGCCACAGGGTCCGTCGTGCTGGGAATGGCAGCATGGTTCTATGCCCGGGTCGCAGCGGATGATGCCTATGATCGTCTCCTGGTCGGAGCCGCCCTCCAGATCGCGGAGAGCATCTATGCCCAGGAAGGGACGATCTCCGTCGACCCTCCGGTCTCTGCATTCGAGACCCTTTCGCTGTCGACCAACGACCGCATCTTCTACAAGGTTGTCGACCCGCGCGGGGCCGTCCTCACGGGATACGACGACCTGGCCGCTGGCAGGCCGGTTGCCGGAACGCACGCACCACTCATCTCCGACGGCGAGTACCGCGGTTTTCCCGTCAGGATGGCCATCGTCGAACGCCTCGTCTCGGATCCGGTGGCACCGGGATGGGCCCAGGTCGTCGTTGCGCAGACCCGGGAGGCCCGCGTCAGCCTGGCACGGGATCTGACGCTCAAGGCTCTGCTGCTGGTGTTCGCTATGACCAGCCTTGCCTTCATGGCTGTCCTGTTCGCTGTCCGACGGGCTCTGGCTCCCCTGACACGTGTGGAGCGTGAACTGCGGTCACGGGATCCCAAGGACCTGACCCCGCTCGACCTCGAGATCCCTCGCGAGATCCAGATGCTCGTCACCACCATCAATCGCTTCATGGATCGCCTCTCCGGACGCATTGCCCTGATGCAACGGTTCATTGCCGATGCCGCTCACCAGATCCGGACGCCTCTGGCAGGACTGGCATCCCAGGTCGATCTCCTCACGGAGGAGTCAAGGCAAGAGCGGCGGGAGCAACAACTCACCCGGGTCAAGGAGCGAACTGCCGAGTTGGGGCGCCTGACGAACCAGCTTCTCAACCACGCCATGATCATTCATCGTGCGGAGGTTGCGGAGTTCGACACCGTCGATCTGGCTGCCCTTGCCCGCCAGACCCTGATCAGCGCCGTCCCGCTCTCGCTGGATCGCGCCGTGGACATCTCCTTCAGTGATCCACAGGAACCGGTGCTCATGAAGGGGGACGCAGTCAGCTTGCGGGAAGCGCTATCGAACCTGATTCACAACGCCTTGAAGCATGGCGCCGAGACACGTCTGGAGGTTCGGGTTCTTGCGGATGGGGATGCCGCGGTCGTCGAAGTCGTCGACGACGGGCCGGGGGTCCCGGTTTCGGAATGGCAGCGCGTCCGGGAGCCATTCCATACGCAAAGTGCGAGCGGCTCCGGCTTGGGCCTCTCGATCGCAGGGGATGTCGTCCGGGCACACGGAGGCGAGTTTCGCTTCCGCGAGCGGTCCGATGATGGATTTGCGGTCATCATGCGCTTCAAGAGACACCATGAGGCTTCCGTGCCGATCGATGGCGGAGACGCATCGTGA
- a CDS encoding nuclear transport factor 2 family protein: MESLDALDHIAINDVLCRFFLAFDERDWTAMEDCLATEVFIDYSSSGREQPSVMSSTEFVKRRQDAVDTLAKHHSFSNLLLSTGADGVRGRCNYLILRFDRAFTGEGEDFYHSCRAYEFLFGRAEGAWKITNITQRALQSWGNRQLHAGTRKPEAQHIKA; this comes from the coding sequence ATGGAATCCTTGGACGCTCTCGACCACATCGCCATCAACGATGTCCTCTGCCGTTTCTTCCTCGCCTTCGACGAGCGGGATTGGACAGCCATGGAAGACTGTCTCGCGACTGAAGTGTTTATTGACTATTCCTCGTCTGGTCGCGAGCAGCCCAGCGTCATGAGTAGTACCGAGTTCGTCAAGCGTCGGCAGGATGCAGTCGATACCCTGGCCAAACATCACAGTTTCTCCAACCTGCTGTTGTCGACGGGGGCGGATGGTGTGCGAGGACGCTGCAACTACCTGATCCTAAGGTTCGACCGTGCGTTCACGGGTGAGGGTGAGGACTTCTATCACTCGTGCAGGGCCTACGAGTTCCTGTTCGGCAGGGCCGAAGGCGCATGGAAGATCACAAACATCACGCAACGGGCGCTCCAGAGTTGGGGCAATCGGCAACTGCACGCCGGCACGCGCAAGCCCGAAGCCCAACACATTAAGGCCTGA
- a CDS encoding response regulator transcription factor: MRILLVEDTVDVGEAIVARFERIGHTVDWEKDGGVADEVLEVQSYDLLILDVNLPALDGFSILKRLRQRKSKTPVLILTARSQIDDRVDALDLGADDYLVKPFDYRELEARARALLRRSAGESTNQLVCGQVTIDRGSRAVAVNGIPIDLTRRELTLLEILTARPGRIFGKDELVDQLFGFDDEPSANAVEQYVARLRKKLAGSGAEIRTLRGLGYQIVCQ; encoded by the coding sequence ATGCGGATCCTGCTCGTCGAGGACACCGTGGACGTCGGAGAGGCAATCGTCGCCCGGTTCGAGCGGATCGGCCACACGGTCGACTGGGAGAAGGATGGCGGCGTCGCCGACGAGGTCCTGGAGGTCCAGAGCTACGATCTCCTGATCCTCGACGTGAACCTGCCGGCCCTTGACGGCTTTTCCATCCTCAAGCGGCTCAGGCAGCGGAAATCGAAGACCCCCGTCCTCATTCTCACGGCGCGGTCGCAGATCGACGACCGCGTCGACGCACTCGATCTCGGAGCGGACGATTACCTGGTGAAGCCGTTCGATTACCGTGAGCTGGAGGCGCGGGCCCGGGCGCTTCTCCGGCGCAGCGCCGGGGAGTCGACCAACCAACTGGTCTGCGGGCAGGTGACCATTGACCGGGGCTCGCGAGCCGTCGCCGTCAACGGGATCCCGATCGACCTGACCCGGCGGGAACTGACACTGCTCGAGATCCTGACGGCACGGCCAGGGCGGATCTTCGGCAAGGACGAGCTGGTCGACCAGTTGTTCGGGTTCGATGACGAGCCCAGTGCGAACGCCGTGGAACAGTATGTCGCCCGCTTGCGAAAGAAGCTGGCCGGCTCCGGCGCGGAAATCCGAACGCTCCGGGGGCTTGGTTACCAGATCGTGTGCCAATGA
- a CDS encoding Bug family tripartite tricarboxylate transporter substrate binding protein, producing the protein MTLDRRSFNKALLAAASASLLPAVPAWAQELKSLKIVAPAGPGGGYDQLARAVQDVLMKEKIATSVQVQNVPGAGGTIGLAQFINSKDRDPSLMVAGFGLVGAPVINKSPVTLEQTTPLARLQGEYQPLFVAAESPIKTVTDLVNKFKQDPGSVTWGGFAHGSPDHVLCGLVAKAGGGDVKKMNYIPVGTGGEMLPLVMNGKITVATGGLNEVTSQFKVGKLRPIGISSPERLPGIDISTFREQGVDATLVNWRGLMAPPNVSAEDKQALEAAVAKLMQSASWKQLLQEREWVDLYMPSAQFGTFIKEEQARITAILKELGLG; encoded by the coding sequence ATGACCTTAGATCGCCGCAGCTTCAACAAGGCCCTCCTTGCCGCCGCCTCGGCCAGCCTTCTGCCGGCGGTGCCGGCATGGGCGCAAGAGCTCAAGAGCCTCAAGATCGTCGCGCCGGCCGGCCCTGGAGGCGGATACGATCAACTCGCCCGCGCGGTGCAGGATGTGCTGATGAAGGAAAAGATCGCCACCAGCGTGCAGGTTCAGAATGTTCCAGGCGCCGGCGGCACCATCGGCTTGGCCCAGTTCATCAACTCCAAGGATCGTGACCCGTCGCTGATGGTCGCTGGTTTCGGCCTTGTGGGCGCACCCGTCATTAACAAGTCACCGGTGACTCTTGAGCAGACCACCCCGCTCGCCCGTCTCCAGGGCGAGTACCAGCCGCTGTTCGTTGCCGCTGAATCGCCCATCAAGACCGTCACGGATCTGGTCAACAAGTTCAAGCAGGACCCCGGATCGGTCACCTGGGGTGGCTTTGCGCATGGCTCGCCCGACCACGTCCTCTGCGGCCTGGTCGCCAAGGCCGGCGGTGGTGACGTCAAGAAGATGAACTACATTCCCGTCGGAACCGGTGGCGAGATGCTGCCGCTGGTGATGAACGGCAAGATCACCGTTGCAACCGGGGGTCTCAACGAGGTCACGAGCCAATTCAAGGTGGGCAAGCTTCGGCCCATCGGCATCTCATCGCCGGAGCGCCTGCCCGGCATCGACATTTCGACCTTCCGGGAGCAGGGTGTCGATGCGACGCTGGTGAACTGGCGCGGATTGATGGCTCCTCCCAATGTCAGTGCTGAGGACAAGCAAGCGCTCGAAGCGGCGGTCGCCAAGCTGATGCAAAGCGCCTCTTGGAAGCAGCTGCTCCAGGAACGGGAATGGGTCGACCTCTACATGCCGTCCGCCCAGTTCGGGACGTTCATCAAGGAGGAGCAGGCTCGTATCACGGCAATCCTGAAAGAGCTTGGCCTCGGTTAG
- a CDS encoding tripartite tricarboxylate transporter permease, which yields MEAFLSLAGGLSVAIQPMNLLFALIGVLLGTAVGVLPGIGPALTVALLLPITFKLDPAGSIIMFAGIYYGGMYGGSTTAILINTPGESASMATALEGNKMAKAGRGGPALATAAIGSFVAGTFATLGLALLAPYLVDIAVSFGPEDYFALMVVAFVTVSATFGDSPVRGLTSLFIGLLLGLVGIDILSGQSRLSFGVPELYDNIEVTTLAVGLFAVGEALYVASRRHIHEEKLESVRGSLWMTKEDWKRSWKPWLRGTAFGFPIGALPAGGAEIPTFLSYATEKRLTKYPEEFGKGAIEGVAGPEAANNASAAGTLVPLLTLGLPTSATAAMMLAGFQQYGLNPGPLLFAEKPDLVWGLIASLFIANVMLLVLNLPLVGLWVKLLAIPQPWLYAGILVFATMGTIAANPSPVELVMLTIFGVLGFLMRRFDFPIAPVVVGLILGPVAESQLRRALSISLGDPMVLLQSPISATLLVIALIALVAPFVLKGLGRFKASED from the coding sequence ATGGAAGCCTTCCTGTCACTGGCCGGCGGCCTGTCCGTCGCGATCCAGCCGATGAACCTGCTCTTCGCCCTCATCGGCGTCCTGCTCGGCACCGCCGTCGGCGTCCTGCCCGGCATCGGCCCGGCGCTCACCGTGGCCCTGCTCCTGCCGATCACCTTCAAGCTCGATCCAGCAGGCTCGATCATCATGTTCGCCGGCATCTATTACGGCGGCATGTATGGCGGCTCGACCACCGCGATCCTGATCAACACTCCGGGCGAAAGCGCTTCCATGGCGACGGCGCTCGAAGGCAACAAGATGGCGAAGGCCGGCCGCGGCGGCCCGGCGCTGGCAACCGCTGCCATCGGCTCCTTCGTCGCCGGTACCTTCGCGACGTTGGGTCTGGCGCTGCTCGCCCCCTATCTCGTCGACATCGCCGTGAGCTTCGGTCCCGAGGATTACTTCGCCCTGATGGTCGTGGCCTTCGTGACCGTCTCGGCCACCTTCGGCGATTCCCCCGTGCGCGGCCTCACCAGCCTGTTCATCGGCCTTCTGCTCGGCCTCGTGGGCATCGACATCCTCTCCGGGCAATCCCGCCTGAGCTTCGGCGTGCCGGAGCTCTACGACAACATCGAGGTGACGACGCTCGCCGTCGGACTCTTCGCGGTCGGCGAGGCGCTCTACGTCGCCTCCCGCCGCCATATCCATGAGGAGAAGCTCGAGTCCGTCCGCGGTTCATTGTGGATGACCAAGGAGGACTGGAAGCGTTCCTGGAAGCCCTGGCTGCGCGGAACGGCCTTCGGGTTCCCCATCGGCGCGCTGCCCGCCGGCGGCGCGGAGATCCCGACCTTCCTGTCCTACGCGACCGAGAAGCGCTTGACCAAGTATCCGGAGGAATTCGGCAAGGGCGCCATCGAAGGCGTCGCCGGTCCCGAAGCTGCCAACAATGCGTCCGCTGCCGGCACCCTCGTTCCCCTGCTGACGCTCGGCCTGCCGACCTCGGCCACGGCCGCCATGATGCTGGCAGGCTTCCAGCAGTACGGTCTCAATCCCGGACCGCTGCTGTTTGCCGAAAAGCCGGACCTGGTGTGGGGCCTGATCGCCAGCTTGTTCATCGCCAATGTCATGCTGCTGGTGCTCAACCTGCCGCTGGTCGGTCTGTGGGTGAAGCTCCTGGCGATCCCGCAGCCCTGGCTCTATGCCGGCATCCTGGTCTTCGCCACCATGGGCACCATCGCGGCCAATCCGTCGCCGGTCGAACTCGTCATGCTGACGATCTTCGGCGTGCTCGGCTTCCTGATGCGGCGGTTCGACTTCCCGATCGCGCCGGTGGTCGTGGGCCTCATTCTGGGTCCTGTGGCCGAGAGCCAACTCAGGCGTGCACTCTCGATCAGCCTCGGCGATCCGATGGTGCTGCTGCAGAGCCCGATCTCGGCAACGCTCCTCGTCATCGCGCTGATCGCCCTCGTGGCCCCCTTCGTCCTCAAGGGGCTCGGGCGCTTCAAGGCGTCTGAGGATTGA
- a CDS encoding tripartite tricarboxylate transporter TctB family protein: MPRVHPRMHIDIAGLAIALILLALAGLVWWDMTKLQLLSPYDVGPKAMPVIVSAGLALLAVGNGISAFRGDLPARDSLDWRPIILILGGLACLIALIAVGGGFMIGTAILFATTSAAFGRRAFFTDLLIGAVIAVVVYLLFAKLLALSLPAGPLENLL, translated from the coding sequence ATGCCTAGAGTACACCCCCGCATGCACATCGACATCGCGGGCCTCGCCATCGCTCTTATTCTGCTAGCCCTGGCCGGTCTGGTCTGGTGGGACATGACCAAGCTCCAGCTTCTGTCCCCCTATGATGTCGGCCCGAAAGCCATGCCCGTGATCGTCTCGGCCGGTCTTGCCCTCCTGGCGGTCGGCAACGGGATCAGCGCCTTCCGGGGTGATCTCCCCGCCCGCGACAGCCTCGACTGGCGGCCGATCATCCTGATCCTCGGCGGTCTCGCCTGCCTCATTGCCCTGATCGCCGTCGGCGGCGGCTTCATGATCGGCACGGCCATTCTGTTCGCGACCACATCGGCAGCCTTCGGACGCCGGGCATTCTTCACTGATCTTCTGATCGGCGCGGTCATCGCCGTCGTCGTCTACCTGCTCTTCGCCAAGCTCCTGGCCCTGTCCCTGCCGGCTGGGCCGCTTGAAAACCTGTTGTGA
- a CDS encoding ATP citrate lyase citrate-binding domain-containing protein — protein sequence MQITGMLHGAKLLQFAGFPTSEVLGPDASEEEIRALIDRHGSVFIKPVFKGGVGKKGKAGLLGRASDLKTALKEKERLYFVEHRVGPTAAKANGVTFEGAVPAEHEVYFSIADSTRFRAPTMTLTHHGGVDIEELDKSLVAQIPFDALTGLKAFVVANALSELNAPKQIISPLVQQLPKLWELYHNFGMTTLELNPIRMRPDRNGRLTPVACDFKCGFDRDDPRWERLNLPNHLFAVDYSDFELEINQLRTYQGQSDVYVINPQGTILAPTFGGGANSLVTQMLGDDAIISSDFGGNPPYEKMKKVAQICFKHWLKQSNVLFIIGGKSNNTDIFETFRAMADALREHFGQHGPSPLYVVAGRGGPNLVRGMGALRDTVEALGLPYRLFGFDSDMSEVINYARAADAWMKAGGRDEVAAKLRIPVAAAA from the coding sequence ATGCAGATCACGGGTATGCTTCATGGAGCCAAGTTGCTTCAGTTCGCCGGTTTCCCGACGTCGGAAGTCCTTGGCCCCGACGCCAGCGAGGAGGAGATCCGGGCGCTCATCGACCGCCATGGCAGCGTGTTCATCAAGCCGGTGTTCAAGGGCGGCGTCGGCAAGAAGGGCAAGGCCGGCCTCCTCGGTCGGGCCTCCGACCTGAAGACGGCGCTGAAGGAGAAGGAGCGGCTCTATTTCGTCGAGCATCGGGTCGGCCCGACCGCGGCCAAGGCCAACGGGGTCACCTTCGAGGGCGCCGTGCCGGCCGAACACGAGGTCTACTTCTCGATTGCCGACTCGACCCGCTTCAGGGCCCCGACCATGACCCTGACCCACCATGGCGGCGTGGACATCGAGGAGCTCGACAAGAGCCTCGTGGCCCAGATTCCCTTCGATGCGCTGACCGGCCTCAAGGCCTTCGTGGTCGCCAATGCGCTGTCGGAGCTCAACGCCCCCAAGCAGATCATCTCGCCCCTCGTCCAGCAGTTGCCCAAGCTGTGGGAGCTCTACCACAACTTCGGCATGACCACCCTGGAGCTCAACCCGATCCGCATGCGGCCGGACCGGAACGGGCGCCTGACCCCGGTGGCGTGTGACTTCAAGTGCGGCTTCGACCGTGACGACCCCCGCTGGGAGCGGCTCAACCTGCCCAACCACCTGTTCGCCGTCGACTATTCGGACTTCGAGCTGGAGATCAACCAGCTTCGCACCTACCAGGGCCAGAGCGACGTTTACGTCATCAACCCGCAGGGCACCATCCTGGCGCCCACCTTCGGTGGCGGCGCCAACTCCCTCGTCACCCAGATGTTGGGCGACGATGCAATCATCTCGTCTGACTTCGGCGGCAACCCGCCGTACGAGAAGATGAAGAAGGTCGCCCAGATCTGCTTCAAGCATTGGCTCAAGCAGTCGAACGTCCTGTTCATCATCGGCGGCAAGTCCAACAACACCGACATCTTCGAGACCTTCCGGGCGATGGCCGATGCCCTGCGGGAGCATTTCGGCCAGCATGGCCCCTCGCCGCTCTATGTCGTGGCCGGCCGCGGCGGCCCCAACCTGGTGCGCGGCATGGGTGCCCTGCGCGACACCGTCGAGGCGCTCGGCCTGCCGTACCGTCTCTTCGGCTTCGACTCCGACATGAGCGAGGTCATCAACTACGCCCGTGCCGCAGATGCCTGGATGAAAGCCGGCGGTCGCGACGAGGTCGCGGCGAAGCTGCGCATTCCGGTGGCGGCTGCCGCCTGA